GGCAAGCTGTGAAAGCTTTGGATGAGATTAAAAAACAACATATGCAACAACAATGTCGATTAAGGAAACATTTTGATGGGCTTTTGATGTCTTTGTCTCCGGTTAACAATTTTGTCCCACCTTTGCCTTCACCTTCACCGGCGCGTGGACTACTCGCCGGAAGAGCTATATGGGCTCAGTTTACTTTTCCGGTCTCCGGTGGCTTTCCCGACGGTTATAATCAAGGGACTGTTGTTGTGTTCAACCTTGGTTCTGATGTCTCTAATTGTGTCATTAGAGAAATATTTGAACCTTTtggtaatattattattatttttctgtatctaaatattttattatttgtagtagTGTTATAGTTGAGGAAAAACGCTTTTTATTCCCTTTTAGGCCTTAAAATTTTTGGTTACAAAATTTAgtctagttttatattttatatgtttttttaacacATATTTGTGGCCATTTTTAAGTAGTGTAATCACAATACGGAGTATTTGGTTTCTTAGTTACTTTGAGTTtgactgtttaaaaaaaaaaattcatatagaGTTATCATTTGACTCTTTGAGTATACAAAAATGTGAATTTGAAATTAAAAGATTGAATAGTCAAAGTGGAATAAATACTCCGTATTGTAAAATTGACATATTTGAtaattaactataaataaaCTTTTATGTGGGGCAAATATTTGGGCATATTTGTTAAAAAGTGATAGGTCGCTTTCCAATCTATTTGAATACCAATCttttgatgatgttgatatctTTGTTTGCATTTTTGTCTTCTTTAGCTTCCAtttatacactttttaattattttgaacTATTAATATTCATTTTagtttatgtgtatatatatgttcattaaTTCCTTTTGTAGGGTGTGTGAAGGAAATTAGAGacaataagaaaaacaaaaaatttgtaGAGTTTTATGACACTAGAGATGCTGCTAAGGCCGTTATTGAGGTCAACGGCCAGGAAATCAGGGGGAAACCGGTGGTCGTGGAGTTTAGTCGTCCGGGTGgactaaaaaataattataaacttaATAAGTTCTTACCCATTAGCCCCGGTGGCGTTCCTGTGAGGCCACTGGTTCCGCCATACCGCGCTTTGCCAATGTCTTTAAGTAATGATAATGTGAATTCACCTCCGGGCGGTGTGAAGAAAAATGGGAAGAATCTTATAAAGCATCAATTGCCCATCGGCGAGCAAAATGGTAGGTGTGGAAGTGGCGGTGAGCGTAATAATAAGCAATGGAAGGGATCCCGATACACTAGAGAAAAATGTGATGTGaggtttctaatgaaagaagatgatgttgtttcgaGTTTTAAGGATTTAAGAACAACCGTTATGATCAAGAACATCCCAAACAAATACAGGTTATATGTTCTTGTTGAATTCGTTGTAAACTTTTTGATGAAACGTTGATTGAAGTCGTTTAATTGTAATATGGAAATGGTGTTTTTGTTGATGCAGTCAGAAATTGCTGTTAAATATGTTGGACAACCATTGCATACAATGCAATGAGCAAGTGGAGGCCGGTGAGGATAATCTACCGTTGTCGTCGTATGATTTCGTGTATCTACCTATCGATTTCGTGTATGTTTCCTATCTGGGAATTTGtgaaattttagttttatagTAGTTGTGattttatgtatgtatgaatTTGGACAGGAACAAATGTAATGTGGGATATGGTTTTGTGAACATGACCACACCAGAAGCAACATGGAGGCTACACAAGGCATTTCATCATCGAAATTGGGAGGTTTTTAACTCCAAGAAAATTTGTGAGATTTCTTATGCTAGATTACAAGTaagttttcacttttttttaaagcattTTTTGTGATTGATTTTGGCTGTTGTAGTGTTAAATGGTAATCAACTTAACTTTATGATCAGTTTTCTATATTATGGCAACTCATCATCACTATATGGTCTCTAAGAAATTCTATCTTTGGTTTGAGCAATTTTCTCAAAATagtaaaattgaaatttgtaaAAGTCCTATTTGCTAAGATTGTAGCTCAAGATATATTTCTACCTAATTAAGCATTTTTATCAATGCTAATTGTTATGAAGCATATTCTttttttacccttaattaattatattgtgGTATTCAAGTTTCCAAATCAAGCCAGTGTCTTGGTATATATTGCTAGACTAGATAGAAACTACATTAATTGGGCTAATTAGACTTTGAGGTGGAAAGTTGTTAGAGTGACTTATCGATCATCAAAGTAAATGCCTATTATGAAATTGGAAGTAATCATacttattacgagtattatttatttttttttggaatgggaaAAGTATTTTCTagcatatataagtataaaacatatataatgccTTGTTATAGTTTATCGAAGTAGAAAAACGATAGATGTCCAATCCCCACTCTAAAATAGTAAACGTTATTGCATTGTTAGAGATGGCAAATAACCCGTTTTCGACAGGGAACCCGGTATTGACCGGCCTGAAAGTATTTAAAACTGTAATTTACAACTAGAAAATTACAATGCTTactctttttatatattgtaaacaTATCGAGTTTTGGATgaatgaattatatatgttttgttttctaaacgtacaaacatatatataatcaaaaaatatacaCCTGCTAATTAAGGAGTCGGGCGACAAGATTCATTTGATTTGTGTTTTCATTTAGTCTTGTAATGCTCTATAGGAGTAATTAAAGTAATGTTTAAGTGAAGAACATTGTGTATTtaattatacataaatataattacatatctatattatattttcttaattttgctGTACTAGTGTAATCGTATTAATTTCATTTCAATTGTCTGCTCTTTTATTTGGTTCAACTTAATTGAACAAGTgtaattaaaatgataaattaatgTGAACAAGTgtaattaaaatgataaatgtgAGCACAACTACAGGGACTAGAGGCATTAAAGGATCATTTCAAGAACTCAAAGTTTCCCCGCGAGGCGGAGGAGTACATGCCGGTCGTATTCACACCCCCACGAGACGGCCGGATAGTGTCGGACCCTACCCCGATCATCGGCCGCGGTGGTAGCAGCAATAGCAACAGCATCGCTACCACCACCGTCAcatcgtcatcatcttcatctttgaCATCAGAAGATCAAGAGGGTGGTGATGAACTTGATTTGATGGTTGACAATAGTAGATCTTTCTATGATGATGATAATTTGCTTGTAGTGGAAGACACCAAATCTGACATCGTCACCATTACCTCTAGGTAAGGCTAAGCTAGAGTCAaacatcattttatatatatatatatatggcggCGATGAGATATGAGATGTGATTGATGGGCCGGGAGGAATGGGGGGAGTGTTTCTTTTGTACTGTGCATGGATATGGCATCCACACAATCAACATCAGGATTTCATGcagtagctagctagctagtagccctccatatatatatatttttcaatatttaattaatgCCTACTTTaatttatcatcatcatacatataatatattactcgtactacatatatatatattttgcctGTATACATATAGGGTATGCAAAGATAATA
The sequence above is drawn from the Erigeron canadensis isolate Cc75 chromosome 4, C_canadensis_v1, whole genome shotgun sequence genome and encodes:
- the LOC122598519 gene encoding protein terminal ear1 homolog is translated as MTDAGFRHFPFTLDPFAQEFWPTHNNPIVFHFPAPPPPPPPPPLPPPSTVPTRSLLLSLVPITVSESIVRRDLEVFGDVRAVQMERLRDGILTVHFYDLRQAVKALDEIKKQHMQQQCRLRKHFDGLLMSLSPVNNFVPPLPSPSPARGLLAGRAIWAQFTFPVSGGFPDGYNQGTVVVFNLGSDVSNCVIREIFEPFGCVKEIRDNKKNKKFVEFYDTRDAAKAVIEVNGQEIRGKPVVVEFSRPGGLKNNYKLNKFLPISPGGVPVRPLVPPYRALPMSLSNDNVNSPPGGVKKNGKNLIKHQLPIGEQNGRCGSGGERNNKQWKGSRYTREKCDVRFLMKEDDVVSSFKDLRTTVMIKNIPNKYSQKLLLNMLDNHCIQCNEQVEAGEDNLPLSSYDFVYLPIDFVNKCNVGYGFVNMTTPEATWRLHKAFHHRNWEVFNSKKICEISYARLQGLEALKDHFKNSKFPREAEEYMPVVFTPPRDGRIVSDPTPIIGRGGSSNSNSIATTTVTSSSSSSLTSEDQEGGDELDLMVDNSRSFYDDDNLLVVEDTKSDIVTITSR